The proteins below come from a single Alnus glutinosa chromosome 9, dhAlnGlut1.1, whole genome shotgun sequence genomic window:
- the LOC133878114 gene encoding uncharacterized protein LOC133878114, translating to MGRKAGTLYINPKKFGALHKPCMKEMITFLNCLAQNHSSAEKCVRQKELLSACMDTQTSKKRSVGSINYHLQRLNRGRK from the exons ATGGGCCGGAAAGCTGGTACGCTTTATATTAACCCAAAGAAATTTGGCGCTCTTCACAAGCCTTGCATGAAGGAAATGATAACATTTCTCAACTGCTTGGCTCAGAACCATAGCAGTGCCGAAAAGTGTGTTCGGCAGAAGGAACTTTTGAGTGCCTGTATGGATACTCAG ACAAGCAAAAAAAGGTCTGTGGGAAGTATTAATTACCACCTTCAGAGGCTTAACAGGGGAAGGAAGTAG